The Nevskiales bacterium genome contains the following window.
ACATCTCGTTGATGTAGCCGGGGATGGCGTCCTTCTTCACGGCCAGGTCGGGCACCCACCAGGCGTGGATCACGTCGTTCGAGGTCAGCAGCAGGCGCACCTTCTTGCCCACCGGCAGTACCAGCGGTTTGTCCACTTCGAGCAGGTAGTGGCCGTCATTCACTTTGCGCAGTTCAGCCAGCGAGTCCATTCCCCAGCCGGCGGCGCCGGTCTGGCGCGCGGCGTTGCTGGCCGCGTCGAGGGTGCTGAAGTAGTCGATGCCCTCGTCCAGATAGGTGTACTGCCACTTCCACTGGTAGCCGGTGATCTTGACCGTCATGTCGGTGTCGCTGAAGTCCTCCATCTTGATCAGCGTGCCGGCGGCGGGGATGGCCATGCCGACCAGGATGAAGAACGGGATGACGGTCCAGACGATCTCGGCGGTGGTGCTGTGGTGGAACTGCGCGGCCTGGTGGCCCTTGGACTTGCGGTGGTGGAGCATCGAGTAAATCATCACGCCGAACACGCCCACGGCGATCAGCGTGCAGATGCCCAGGATCAGCATGTGCAGGTTCCAC
Protein-coding sequences here:
- the coxB gene encoding cytochrome c oxidase subunit II translates to MSMNTMQKLVAGGAALLMSGTASASWLLNMPKGVTEISHAVWNLHMLILGICTLIAVGVFGVMIYSMLHHRKSKGHQAAQFHHSTTAEIVWTVIPFFILVGMAIPAAGTLIKMEDFSDTDMTVKITGYQWKWQYTYLDEGIDYFSTLDAASNAARQTGAAGWGMDSLAELRKVNDGHYLLEVDKPLVLPVGKKVRLLLTSNDVIHAWWVPDLAVKKDAIPGYINEMWTRIDKPGIYRGQCAELCGRDHGFMPVVVKAVTQAEYDAWVAEQKGGAPVQVASSAPVAAAPAPAAAPAP